The nucleotide window CCGGTTGAAAACAACGGTTGTCCTACAACAGCACCTGTAACTACAGGACCTGTAACAGATGACACAAGAACTTTAGAAGGAATTGAGTTTGATTTAAATTCTGACAGAATTTTACCTTCAAACACTCCAATCCTTAACAATGCTGTTTCTTACATCAACTCTTCAAACGGTGCATATAACGTAATTGGAGCTACAGATACAAGAGCTTCTGATGCTTATAACCAAAAACTATCTGAAAGAAGAGCTAATAGCGTTAAAAACTATTTGGTTAAAAATGGAGTACAATCTTCTAAGTTAAATGCAATCGGTAAAGGTGAAAAAGACCTTAAATACCCTGAGTGCGAACCTGCTACTAAATGTCCTGAATGGAAAAACAGAGCAAACAGAAGAGTATATTTCGAAGCTAAATAATAAACTTTTTAGTAAATATATCAAAGCCGTGCCATGCACGGCTTTTTTTGTTGTAATACTTTTATTACTTTTACCTTATGATTTCTCAGCAGGATTTTCAAAAACTAAAATATGATACCCTCAAATACTTTTGGGGTTATGATACTTTCAGAGATTCTCAGGAAGCAGTTATAGATTCTGTTATTAATGAAAATGACAGTCTTGTTCTTCTGCCTACCGGTGCAGGAAAATCACTCTGCTACCAACTTCCGGCCTTATTGAAGGAAGGTACCTGCCTTGTCATTTCCCCCCTTCTTGCACTCATGAAAGATCAGGTGAGCCAGCTTAAACACCGGGGCATTGAAGCAGAATATCTGTCTTCCGAACTTGATGAATATGATGCCGAAGCTATTTATGACCGCTCTAAAGACGGTATTACCAAGCTTTTATATGTATCTCCGGAAAGACTCACAAATACTCAATTTCTTCAGAATATTGAAGAGATACAGCTGTCATTTATTGCTGTAGATGAAGCCCATTGTATTTCAGAGTGGGGCCAGGATTTCCGCCCGAGCTATCAGAATATCAAAGAATTCAGAAAGAATCATCCTAAAATTCCATGTCTTGCTTTAACCGCTACCGCAACTCCAAAAGTACTGGAAGAGATTAAAAATAAACTGGAACTTAAAAAGCCGTTTGTTTTTCAGAAAAGCTTTAAAAGAGAAAATATCAGGATCTTTATGGATGAAGTCTCTGATAAATTTCAACGTGTATTTGATATTTTAAAGCACAATAATGACTCCGGAATTGTCTATGTAAGAACCCGGAAAGATGCAGAAATGCTGGCAGAATTCCTTATAAAAAACCAGGTAAAAAACGTAGATTATTTTCATGCCGGCTTAACCACGAAAGAAAAAAATGCAAAACAGGCTCTCTGGAATAAAAGTGATCACCATGTCCTGATTTCAACCAATGCTTTCGGTATGGGGATAGACAAGGATAATGTCCGCTTTGTAATTCATTTCTCCCCGGCACCATCATTGGAAAACTATTATCAGGAGATCGGGAGAGCAGGAAGAGACGGTAAAGACAGCTTTGCATTCCTTCTCTGGAACAAACAGGAACTGCTCAATTTTGATGAAATTTTAAAAAATCAGACTCCTAATAAAGATGAATTTCTAAAAATCATTACTTATCTCTACTCTATTTTTCAGGTAGCAGAATATGAGCTGCCGGAAAAAGTTTTCCAGCTGAACATTCAGGGAATTCAGAATTTCACCAGACTGTCAAAAGCAAAGATCAGTAATGTTCTCAATTTCCTGCATAATCAGGAGATCATCTATCATAATGATAACAAAAGCCTGTCTTCACTGGAACTTCTCTTCAATGCTGAAGAAATAATAGATCAGCTTCCACAGAAAGATGCTTATTTCATAGAGCTTCTGCTTCGTACGGTCTCAGGAATTACCACACATAAGGTAATGTTCAGTGAACAGCAGGTCAGCAATAAAATCGGAGTAGGTATTCCACTGATTAAAGAACGGCTTAAAGAGCTTCAACAGAAAAATTATCTGGAATATGTAGACGGAGCCCTGTCAAGCATCAAATTTCTGAAACCTCGTGATGAAAGGGTAATCAGTGGAGAATACTGGAAACTTTTTGAACATATTCAAAAAAATAAAATACAGAAGTGGGAAGAGATTAAGTTTTTTATAGAAAATAGTGATTACTGTAAAATGAAACTAATACTTGCTTATTTTGGAGAAAAAAACACAAAAAACTGTGGACAATGTTCAGTTTGTGAAAAAAACAAGCAATCTATTTTCGGAAAAAATATTTCCCAGCAGATCATTAATTTATTGGCAAAAAAGCCTTCTACCATTGAAGACCTTTCTGTTCAGCTTAACTACCATTCTAAAAACAATATTTTAGAAAACCTGATTTTCCTGTTAGATTCAGGAAAAGTAAAAATGCTGAATTTCAGAACGTATGCATTAAGTGATTCACAGTAAATATTTTTGTAAATGAAAATTTTGCTTTGCAGTGAATAGGAATTATTTTTAGAATCAAAAGCCAAGATTTGACACTTTTTTATTACAGTTAATAATTCTGAACCATCAACTGATAACCCGCACCCCGAAACTCAAAAAACCCTTATCTTTGCCCTATGAAATCATTGAAAGTTGTTTTTTTAGGAACTCCGGAATTTGCGAAAACTTCTTTGGAGGCAATCCATCAGTCAAATCATGAAGTTGTAGGTGTTGTAACTGTGGCGGATAAAGCCAGCGGGCGTGGTCAGAAAGTCAACCAGTCACCGGTAAAAGTTTATGCTTCAAAAAATAATATCCCCGTTTTTCAGCCAGAAAAATTGAGAAATCCTGAATTTTTGGAAGAACTTAGAAGACTTAATGCTGATGTTTTTGTAGTGGTTGCTTTCAGAATGATGCCGAAAGTTCTTTTTGAAATGCCTGCAATGGGGACTTTCAATCTTCATGCTTCACTGCTTCCTGATTACAGAGGAGCAGCCCCTATTAATTATGCTGTTATCAATGGTGAAGAAAGAACAGGTGCAACTACATTCTTTATTAATGAAAAAATAGATGAGGGAAATATTCTTCTCCAGGAAGAGCTTGAAATTTTACCGGACGAAAACGCAGGAAGTTTACACGACAGATTAATGGTAATGGGCTCAAAACTGGTTGTAAAAACACTTGACGGTCTGGCAGAAAATTCCATTACTGAAAAACCTCAGCCTGATGTGGATCATCCTAAAAATGCCTACAAGATATTTAAAGAAGATACCAGAATTAACTGGAAAGCCCCGTCAAAAAAAATTCACCAGTTTATCCTTGGAATGTCACCGTATCCTGCTGCTTTTACAACTATAAAAATTGGTGAAGAAGAAAAAGGATTAAAAATATTCGCAGGAAAATTTGAAATTACAGATCATGGAAAAACTTCCGGAATTCTGGATATTTCCAAGAATGAATTCAAGATTTATACAGAAGATGGGATTTATTTTCCACAGGAACTTCAGCTTGAAGGGAAAAAGAGAATGACTGTAAAGGACTTTCTGAATGGTTTCAGGAACTTTGATGAGATAAGTTTGTGATTGGGGATGCGAGGTACGGGATGCGGGGTTAATGAGTTCCGGGTTGCCAATCTTATAGAAAATAGTAAATGTCTGATGTCTGATATCTGAAATCCAGCATCTAAAATATTGGTTCTTGGTTCTAAAAACTTTACCATTGACTTCCACCATCTCAGCTCTTGTTCACAATTTTCCGGCGGATCCTGCTGATAAATTCAGGGGTAACACCCAGATAAGCGGCAATCTGGATATTGGTAAGGCGGTGAGCCGTTTTGGGATATTCCTTCAAAAAATCCTGGTAACGTTCGTCGGAAGGTTTGCTTAAATTATCAATAATTCTACGTTGCAGAGCAATGATTGACATCTGAAACTTTAACCTCATCAGTCTTTCAATTTCCGGAATTTCCTGATAGAGCCTCTCTTTATCTTCCTTCGAAATCAAAAGAATTTCACTGTCTTCAATAGCCTGGATATTGAGCTGGGATGGAATTTTATTGATGAAACTGTCAATATCCGAGATCCACCAGTTTTCTATTCCAAAATATAAAATCTGCTCATCGGCATTTTTGTCTGTCCGGAAAACTTTAAGACATCCGTTCAGTACAAATCCTTCAGCCTCACAGATGTCTCCTTCTTTTAAAAGAAACTCTTTTTTCTTTATTTTCTCAATTTTAAAAGCACTGCTGTATTTTTCAAGCTTTTCATCTGAAATCTCAATATATTCTCTGATGTGTCTTTTTAAAGATTCTGTCATGGCTTAAAAATAAAAAAAGGTTTAGAAAAATCCTAAACCTTTATATTGAATTTATTTTAGTTTTCGTTCTCTGAAAATTGACAGCGAAGTTAATTCACAATTTACTTTTACAGCTGAACCAGCTCCGTAACCTCTACATCATATCCGCCAACCTGTGGCTTTATGTTAGGGTTTTGCGTGATTACCTTGAATTTATTGATGCCCAGGTTTTTCAGGATCTGAGTTCCGATACCGTAATCTCTGTAATTGTATGCCAGCGTAGGATGCTGCTCCTGCCCGTCCTGATAGTTCAGGAACTGCTGAAGTTTTCTCAGTGTGTTTTCAGAATTGGAAACGTTATTGATGAAAATTACAGCTCCTTTTCCGGCTTCATTGATCATGTTGGTTACTTTTTCCAGCAAAGGTTTTTCACCGTTGTTAAGTCTTGTCAATACATCAAAATAAGAATCTGAAGACTGAACTCTTACCAAAACAGGCTCGTCAACCGTCCATGAACCTTTTGTCAGTGCAAAATGGATCTGTTCATTGGATGTTTCCCTGAATGCGAAGAAATCAAAATCACCGTAAGCCGTTTTCACTTTTCTTTCTTCCAGTCTTTCAATAAGGTTTCCTTTTTTAAGCTGATAATGGATCAGATCTTCAATGGAAACAATTTTCATATCATGTTTCTGAGCAAAAGCGTGAAGTTCCGGTAAACGTGACATGGTTCCGTCATCATTCATGATTTCACAGATTACTCCTCCTTCTTTTAATCCTGCAAGGCTTGTAAGATCAATGGCAGCTTCGGTATGCCCCGCTCTTTTCAATACTCCTCCTTTTCTTGCACGAAGCGGGAAAATATGACCCGGTCTCATGAAATCTGTCGGCTTGGATTTTTCATCCATTAAAGCAAGAATTGTTTTGGCTCTGTCACCGGCAGAAATCCCTGTGGAAGTTCCGTTACCAAGAAGGTCTACAGAAACGGTAAAAGCTGTTTCTTTAGGATCGCTGCTTCTGCTTACCATTACTTCAAGGCCAAGCTCATCGCATCTTTTTTCCGGAAGTGGCATACAGATCAGCCCTCTTCCGTGGAATGCCATAAAGTTGATAATTTCCGGCGTTGTCAGTTCCGCAGCACAAAGAAAATCACCTTCGTTTTCTCTGTCTTCATCATCCACTACTATGATTATTTTACCATTTTTAAGGTCTTCGATGGCCTCTGGAATAGTATTCAATTTAATATCAGACATGTTTACTTTTTATTTGTGCAAAGATACTTATAAAAATAGGCATCTGCCAATTAATGTGAAGGGTTTGTTAGGCTTTGGATAAAGAGTTGGCTGCGTCTCTGAAAATCTCATAAGACCTAAGCCTCTTTTGATGATCGTAGATATGTGAATTGATAATTAATTCATCAACATTGAATTTTTCCTGAAAATTTTTCAGCTTTTCTTCAATTTCTGCCTGATTTCCTATTAATGTGTATTTCAGTTTCTGAAGCACCATCGTTTTTTCCATTGGCGACCAGATATCATCCATATCATCTACAGGTGGAGCAAAAGGCTTTCTGTCATTTCTTATGATATTGATGAACGCCTGGAATAAAGTGGTGGAAATTTTATGAGCCTCTTCCGAAGTTTCTGCTGCTATTCCATTGATGCATGCCATTATGTAAGGTTTATCCAGCTGTTCCGAAGGCTGAAAATTCTCCCTGTAAATGTTGAATGCCATTTCCATCTGCTCGGGAGCAAAATGTCCTGCAAAAGCATACGGAAGTCCTAATTCTGCAGCCAGCCAAGCACTGTCTGTGCTTGATCCCAGAATGTAAAGCGGAATATCCAACCCTTCACCGGGAATGGCACGAACTAAGGCATCTGAATTATCTTTGGAAAAATATCTTTGAAGTTCTAAGATCTGTCTCGGAAACTGTTGATTGATGATCGATGGATTTCTCCCCAAAGCCTGAGCAGTAAGCCCATCAGTTCCGGGAGCTCTTCCCAGGCCAAGATCTATTCTTCCCGGAAAAAGGGATTCCAGTGTTCCGAACTGTTCGGCAATGATTAATGAACTGTGGTTGGGAAGCATGATTCCGCCGGAGCCTACTCTAATTGTTTTTGTTCCGTTGGCAATAAAACCAATCAGAACTGAGGTTGCAGAGCTTGCAATACTTTCCATATTGTGATGTTCGGCAAGCCAGAATCTTTTATAATTTAAATTTTCAGTGTGGTTTGCCAAAGACAAACTGTCCTGAAAGGTATCATGAATGCTTTTCCCCTGCTTTACGGGAGCAAGATCAAGCACCGATATTTCAAAATTTTTCATAAGGTTAAATTTTAGGTCTGAAAAAACCAAACAAATTTAACCCTTATAAATTGCATTAGTTACTTTTTGTAATTGATAGGATGGATCAGATAGTTCAGGGAAAAACTATTGGAAATTGAGTTTGTGTTACTTACTTTTGCTTATAGACTATTTTAACATAACTGATGTATGAAAAAAATATTATTAATTTTTACAATTTTAATTTTTGGAAGTAAACTGATTTCTCAAGAACATAAAAACATTCCAACCAAATTTCCAACTGATTATGGTATTTTTACCTTCCCAATCGGCTCAAAGGTAACTCTTGAACTTAAAGAAACTAAAGAAGGTACATACGAATACCGTGTCTTGAATATGGAAACCTATAAAGAATATTACCCCTTAAGTAAGGAGAAAAATATTTTTTCAAAGAGTATAAAAGAAAATACTATTGAAATATTTTTTACAGGAGCTTATTATAATGAAGGGAAAGAAGATAAAGATTGGAAATCTCTCTTATCTTTAAAAAGTAATGTAAAAGTTCCATTAAATTATAAGGCTGATATAAAATATTATTTTAAAAATGAATTTGAAAATACTTCCATATCAGGGGTTTTCCCCGAAGCAAAAATAAATGAAATCTGGAGTCATAAAATTGACTTTATCACTTTATATGACTTTAAAAAATTGAACAAATAAAATTACTCCGTTTGAAAATTGCAACACTCAACATAGATTGGGCAAGAAAAAAAGGATCTTTAAAAACTACAGAATTTTTGAATCAGTTTGATTTTGATTTTCTTATTCTGACAGAAGCTGTTGATCTTAATCTTAAAAATTTTCCGTACAAATATCTCTGTTCGCCAATTCCTGAAAATGTTGTTTATGAAAATCTCAATTACTCACAATATTTGAAGGACGAAAAAGCTTTCCGAACTATTTTATATTCAAAGATTCCCTATTTGAAAAAATATCAGGTAACGGATGACAAAACCAATCTCGCGCTAGAGTTTGAAACAGAATTTGGAAGCATCGTTTTCTATTGTACAATCATCGGAACTTGGTTTAATCGAAAACCTTTTGTCGATAATGAATTGCAAAATACTATTCAGAATTGCAGGAAAATTCATTCAATGAATCCAAACCTTTTTATTATCGGCGATTTGAATACTTCATTTAGAAAAGCTGAAGAAAAATTCTCTATTAATTCCAAAATAACAAAATCATTAAAAAATCTTTTTGAAGATTTAAATTTGATCAATACAACTCTAGAAATCAAAGAAAATATTGATCATATTATTGTGCCTGATACATTTAAGAATAATATTATTGAAGTTGATACTTTTATAAACAAAGATGTTCTGAGTGACCATAAAGGAGTTTATATTTCCATAACAACCCCTTCAAAAAGCTAAGAATTTGATTTCTCTTTCTTAAAATTATAATGATTAATCAGAATCCTGATTTCATTAAACTCAAAATCATTTGGCAATGCGTTCTTCCATTCCGTTAAGGTTTCATGGGGGTTTTTATAGAATTCTTCTTCAAATGCCTTAATCTTATCAGAGGTAATCACTCTTGAAATATCCAGCAATCCCTGTTCTGCAAATTTTGCCAGGTGGCCGATCACAGTTTCTTTTACCAGACCTCTTTCCAGAGCAATTTCACCGATGGTTTTCCCCTGTTCAAACAATTGAAAAGTCAAAACCTGTGAAGGAACTTTTGCGATCTTCATATTGATTTCCTGATCATTTTTTTCATCTAAAAGTTTCGTTTCCAGCAGATGAATTTCCTTTAAGCTGTTCAGATATTCTTCCGTGTCTTCCAGCCAGTTCCTGAATTCTTCATTATACTGTTTCAGACCTTTGGCTCCTTTAATTTCAGCATAAAATTCTTTCAGCGGATTGAAAACCTTATCCCGGATTTCTGTAAAAAAGAAATTAACGGCTCCTTTGGTTTTGCTTTCAATATCAGACCATTCTTCCTTATTTTCAATAAAATTATTGACTTTCTGGGAAATTACCCGTTCCAGTTTTTCAAAGATTTTTCCGAGGTTAACTGTCTCATGTTTCAGCTGAAGATAAAGCTGGTTAGTCTTTACATGATCTATACTTTTTGTAGCAACGGAAAGCTTGTTCCATTCTTCCACTTCATGCAGAAACCACAGGCAATTTACGGTACGAAGAACTTTTTTAATGCTGTAATCATATTTTTCACGGTTCAGGATGGCTTCTACATTATCATTGGCAAGGGTACTCCCCTGAAACTGCATGATTCTGTTATCCTTAAAAATAACTTCAGGCGTAATTTTGGATTTTAAAACAATTCCTTCCAGCGTACGGCACCTTGAAAGGGCTACATAAACCTGACCGGCTGTGAAGCTCTTCCCTGCATCAATAATCACATTATCAAACGTCAATCCCTGACTTTTATGAATGGTAACCGCCCACGCCAGCTTTATCGGAAACTGTTCGAAGCTGCCTAAAACTTCTTCTTTGATATTTTTTTCGGTATCGAGGAAATATTTTTTCTGTTCCCAGACTTCCCTCTTTACGGTAATTTCTCTTTCGCTACCATCAAGAATAACTTTGATCTCATTATCATCTAAAGCACAAACTTCACCCAATTTTCCATTGAAATACTTTTTCTCACCACTGATATCATTTCTGATGAACATGACCTGTGCTCCAATCTTCAGTTCCAAAAACTGCTCGTTTGGAAACTGATTTTCCTTGAAATCTCCGAAAAGCTTGGCTTCATACGTTTTAACCGTCAGGTCAATCTCATCCAGTTTTTCCTGGTTGATTTCATCTGCCATCTTGTTGTGAGAACACAGGTAAACGTAAGATTCAGTTCCTGCTTTAAAATCCGGATCATACCGTTTGTTAAGATCTTCAAAGTTGATATTGGCTACATCACCGTCACGGATCGCGTTCAGGATTTCCAGAAATTTTTCATCCGACTGTCTGTAAACCTTCGTTAATTCAATCGTGAGAAGCGGAATATCTTTAACAGCAAGACTGTCGAAAAAAAATGGTGACTGGTAGCACATTTTTAAAATATGCTCGTCCCTCACCACCGGAGGAAGCTGGTAAAGATCCCCAATGAACAGCATCTGCACCCCACCGAACCGTTGGTTGTTTCTCCTGATAAACCTCAGCGAGAAATCCATCATATCAAGAACATCTGCTCTCAACATGGAAACCTCATCAATAATAAGAACTTCTACTTCTCTTAAAAGTTTAAGCTTATCTTTTCTGTATTTGAAATGAGGCATCAGATCGGCAATATTATTTGCCAGACTTCCATCAATACGGTCCGTAGTAGGTAAAAACGTCCTTAAAGGCAATCCAAACATAGAGTGAATGGTAACTCCTCCTGCATTGATCGCGGCAATTCCCGTAGGTGCAACCACAATATACTTTTTCCTTGTCTTTTTCACAAAGTCATTAAGGAAGGTGGTTTTCCCGGTCCCGGCTTTTCCTGTAAGAAAAATGCTTCTGTTCGTATGCTCTATTAAGTCAAAAAAATGATTGTTCATTGTGCTTCAAAATTACGGAAATGAATTTGAATTTCTTACCTTGGCATAACTTTTGAAAATTCTTTAACAGAAAAGAAATTATAATGAAAAAAAGTTTCATATATACTCCACTATTAGCATTATGCACTATTTTTGCCACCGTTTCATGCAATACATCCAAGAACACCAATACAAATCTTCCAAAAGATATTTCGGAAAGACCTGCTGACGAGGACAGCCAAAAATATGAACAGGCCCAGCTGGATAAACTAAAAGCGTCCATTGAATCTGAAGCCTCCCGCGAAAAATGCACCAATGCTTCGGAATGGACTTTTGCCCCAATGGGAACCAAAGCCTGCGGAGGACCACAGCAATATATTGCCTATCCTAAAAAGATAGAAACCGCCCTTCTTCCGAGAATTGAAGAATATACACAGAAGGTAAAAGCATTCAACGAAAAATACAATATTGTTTCCGACTGTATGATGGTAATGCCCCCAACCTCAGTGAAGTGTATTAACGGAAAAGCCCAGCTTATAACAGCGGAACAATAAAAAGAAAATCAAAGCAAAGGTTATATATCTGCTGAATAATCAGCAACAAAACTCACCCAGGAGTTTATACTAAGGATTGAAAAAAGCTCTATCGTTATGATGGAGCTTTGTTATTTTGTTTTAGGGGCAAATAATGAAATTTTTTAGAGTTGAGAAACAAGAGCCAAGAATCAAGATACCAAATTTCAGACATCAGACTTTTTATTGTAAATGTGAAAACTCTTAACTCGCAACCCGTAGCCCGCAACTTATATATCCGCTAACTTTTAAACTTCCAGATTTTCCTTATACCACGAAGAATACTTCACATAATTATCTGCAATCCTGTTGACTTCCCCTTCCAGTAATTGGGTAGAAATATCTTTGATTTTCCTTGCAGGAACTCCCCCCCAGACTTCTCCTGATTTGATATGAGTTCCCTGCGTTACTACAGAACCTGCTCCTACGATGGAATTTTCTTCTACCAGGCAGGCATCCATAACGATGGCGCCCATACCTATAAGTACATTATCTTTGATGGTGCAGCCATGAACAATGGCATTGTGCCCGATGGAAACATTGTTTCCTATATTTAAAGGATGCTTCTGATAGGTACAGTGCAGCATGGCATTGTCCTGAACATTTACCTTATCTCCCATTCTGATGTAATGAACGTCCCCTCTGATCACCGCATTGTACCAGATACTGCAGTTCTCCCCCATCGTAACGTCCCCTATAATGGTAGCCGTTTCTGCCAAAAATGTACCCTCTCCTATCTGAGGTGTCTTTCCTAAAAGTTCTTTTACAATTGCCATAGCTTTGATTTGATAATTTGAAAATGAGTTCATTTGAAAATAATAATTTCTGCAACGGACTATTCTAGCTTTCAACTTCTATTTTTATATAACCGTGATAGCAAAAATCTAATCTCTAATCTCTGACTTCTAATTTCTAATTGCGTATTTTTGTATCTCAAATTTAACAAAAAAATGCGTACGATACTTATAGAACCAACCGAAAACACGAAAGTGATGAAATTTGTCGCGGATTATAACCTGATCCCGGGATCTTTAGAGTTGGACAGAAGTTCAGATATTTCAGAAATTCCTTTAGCCCAGGAACTTTTCAATTATCCTTTTGTGGAAAGAATTTTCATTACGGCTAATTTTGTAGCTGTAGCCAAACAGGATACCATAGAATGGGAACATGTGGCGGAAAGCCTTAAAAATGTAATTGAGGACGAATTATTGGCCAACCCGAGAATTTACCTTCAGAAAAGAAAGGAAATGTACCAGATCTATGCGGAAATGACACCTAATCCCAATGCGATGAAGTTTGTTTCCAACAAACTGCTTATAGAAGGATTTGTGGAAGTGAAATCAAAAGAGGGAGCAGAAGGCGTTCCTTTGGCTCAGGCTATTTTTAATGAATTCGATTTTGCAAAAGAAGTCTTCATTTCTGACAATTTTGTTGCCGTAACAAGAGATAATTCTGTAGAATGGCATCAGGTAATGATGGCTGTACGCGGTTTTATTGCCGAATATCTTCAGAGTGGAGGTGAAATTTCAAATCTTGAGCCTCAGAAACATGAAAATCCTGTTGAAAAAATCATCAACAGGGAATATACTGATGACGAGCAGAAAATCTCAGACATTCTAAATGAATATGTAGCTCCTGCAGTAGAAAATGATGGCGGAAAAATCTCTCTTATGGAATATGACCAGGAAAACAAAACCGCTAAAATGCTGCTACAGGGAGCCTGTTCCGGATGCCCAAGCTCTACCGCTACTTTGAAAAACGGAATTGAGAATATTTTAAAACAATTCGTTCCTGATTTGGTGGAAAAAGTGGAAGCTGTAAACGGATAATCCATTTTAAATGCTACGTGGAAAAAAGATTTTGGTCATTATCGGAAGTGCCACAAAGCATTCCAGCAACCGGAAATTAATAGAACAGGTTCTGGAAAAGCACTCAGGTACTGATTTCCAGATTTATGATGAACTTTCTGTTCTTCCGCATTTTGACACTTCACTGACTGATACTGATACACCGGATGAGGTATTGAAGATCAGGAAAGAAATTGAAAATTCAGACGGCATTTTGTTTTCTACTCCTGAATATATCTTCAGTATTCCGGGCAGGTTGAAAAACTTACTGGAATGGTGCGTTTCCACCACTGTTTTTTCTGAAAAACCGGTTGCTGTGATAACGGCATCTGCCAATGGAGAAAAAGGACATGAGGAATTAATCCTGATTATGAAAACACTCGGAGCTAAAACAGAAAACCGGCATCAGCTTTTAATAAAAGGGATAAAGGGAAAATTTAA belongs to Chryseobacterium shigense and includes:
- a CDS encoding helix-turn-helix domain-containing protein; protein product: MNNHFFDLIEHTNRSIFLTGKAGTGKTTFLNDFVKKTRKKYIVVAPTGIAAINAGGVTIHSMFGLPLRTFLPTTDRIDGSLANNIADLMPHFKYRKDKLKLLREVEVLIIDEVSMLRADVLDMMDFSLRFIRRNNQRFGGVQMLFIGDLYQLPPVVRDEHILKMCYQSPFFFDSLAVKDIPLLTIELTKVYRQSDEKFLEILNAIRDGDVANINFEDLNKRYDPDFKAGTESYVYLCSHNKMADEINQEKLDEIDLTVKTYEAKLFGDFKENQFPNEQFLELKIGAQVMFIRNDISGEKKYFNGKLGEVCALDDNEIKVILDGSEREITVKREVWEQKKYFLDTEKNIKEEVLGSFEQFPIKLAWAVTIHKSQGLTFDNVIIDAGKSFTAGQVYVALSRCRTLEGIVLKSKITPEVIFKDNRIMQFQGSTLANDNVEAILNREKYDYSIKKVLRTVNCLWFLHEVEEWNKLSVATKSIDHVKTNQLYLQLKHETVNLGKIFEKLERVISQKVNNFIENKEEWSDIESKTKGAVNFFFTEIRDKVFNPLKEFYAEIKGAKGLKQYNEEFRNWLEDTEEYLNSLKEIHLLETKLLDEKNDQEINMKIAKVPSQVLTFQLFEQGKTIGEIALERGLVKETVIGHLAKFAEQGLLDISRVITSDKIKAFEEEFYKNPHETLTEWKNALPNDFEFNEIRILINHYNFKKEKSNS
- a CDS encoding gamma carbonic anhydrase family protein, with protein sequence MAIVKELLGKTPQIGEGTFLAETATIIGDVTMGENCSIWYNAVIRGDVHYIRMGDKVNVQDNAMLHCTYQKHPLNIGNNVSIGHNAIVHGCTIKDNVLIGMGAIVMDACLVEENSIVGAGSVVTQGTHIKSGEVWGGVPARKIKDISTQLLEGEVNRIADNYVKYSSWYKENLEV
- a CDS encoding NifU family protein, translated to MRTILIEPTENTKVMKFVADYNLIPGSLELDRSSDISEIPLAQELFNYPFVERIFITANFVAVAKQDTIEWEHVAESLKNVIEDELLANPRIYLQKRKEMYQIYAEMTPNPNAMKFVSNKLLIEGFVEVKSKEGAEGVPLAQAIFNEFDFAKEVFISDNFVAVTRDNSVEWHQVMMAVRGFIAEYLQSGGEISNLEPQKHENPVEKIINREYTDDEQKISDILNEYVAPAVENDGGKISLMEYDQENKTAKMLLQGACSGCPSSTATLKNGIENILKQFVPDLVEKVEAVNG
- a CDS encoding NADPH-dependent FMN reductase, encoding MLRGKKILVIIGSATKHSSNRKLIEQVLEKHSGTDFQIYDELSVLPHFDTSLTDTDTPDEVLKIRKEIENSDGILFSTPEYIFSIPGRLKNLLEWCVSTTVFSEKPVAVITASANGEKGHEELILIMKTLGAKTENRHQLLIKGIKGKFNNDGLAENNTFAEVSALISDFENAIHN